The Bacteroidota bacterium genomic interval TGAAGCCGTGTTCGCCCAGGTGTTCTGCCAGCGTTACCTGTTCTTCGGGAAAGGAAGTACGCAGCAATGTGACGCCGGCTGCATGGGGATACTTGCCGGTCATCAAAGACTGACGAGAGGCACTACACATGGGTGCATTGGCAAAGGCGCGATCGAATAAAACGCCCTCAGCAGCCAGTGCGTCGATATGGGGCGTCCGCACAATCTCATTGCCGTATGCGCCCGTTACGTCAGCTGCATGATCATCACTGATAATAAAAACCACATTCCGGACCTGCGCCGGCTTTTCACAACCGGAGAGACCCGTAAGTACAGCTACCAGTGCAAAAACCAAAAAGCGGAGGGTGGGCATGAAGATCGTGGGATTAACAAAAAACAGCGTGCTTAAAGTTTAGGCATTTTTTTGGGAAATAACAGCTTGACCAGCAACAGAAACCATCGCAAAACCCAAACCTGAGAAGATTTTGCATTTTGTATCACGTAGATTCTCCCTGCTTCTTTTTCGCTTCCTACCAAGAACCCAATACCCCCGGCATACCCGGGCTGAGAAACTATAGAGAAATGCCCTACCTGATAGGACTTGACAGTTCAACAACAGCAACCAAAGCCCTCATAATGGACGAACACGGCGACGTGCTTTCTATTGGCACAGCCGCTTATGACTACAGCACGCCACAACCGCTATGGACAGAGCAAAATCCTGTACTGTGGTGGGAGGGCACCATTAAGAGCGTAAGAGAAGCGCTTGACAAAGTCGACCTGGATCCGGCTGAAATCGTAGGCATTGGCGTTACGGGCCAGATGCACGGTTCTGTTTTTTTGGATAACAATCAACAAGTATTGCGGCCGGCACTTTTGTGGAACGACCAGCGAACGGGAAGCCAATGCGACACCATCCGGGAGCGCCTCGGCAAAGAAAAGTTAGTTGCAATTACAGGCAATGATGCGCTTACCGGTTTCACTGCGCCAAAGATTTTATGGCTCCAGGAAAATGAACCAGATGTGTACAAAAAGGTCAGCCACATTTTGCTTCCCAAAGACTATGTGCGTTATCAGCTAACAGGAGAACTGGCAACCGACAAAGCGGGTGCTGCTGGAACGTTGCTCTTCGACATTGCAAGCCGCGACTGGTCAGATGAAGTACTCGGTGCACTAGGCATAAACTCGGCCCTGTTGCCGACAACATACGAAGGCACTGCTGTTACAGGGCGCTTGACCCAGGAGGCAGCGGCATTATTAGAGCTACGCGCCGGCATTCCGGTAATGGGCGGTGGTGGCGACCAGGCAGCGCAAGGGGTTGGCGTGGGCGCAGTAAAAGAAGGCATCATTGCTTTAACGCTCGGGACTTCCGGTGTGATCTTCGCCGCTTCCAGTAAACCGGCTATTGAACCTGAGGGCCGGCTACACGCCTTCTGCCATGCCGTGCCAGACATGTGGCATATGATGGGTGTGATGCTGTCTGCAGCGGGCAGCCTCCGCTGGCTCCGCGACACCATTGCGCCAGACACAGCATTTGGAGACCTCGTTGCAAAGACTCGCACAATCAAACCAGGGAGCGATGGGCTTATTTTCCTACCCTATTTAACAGGTGAAAGAACCCCTTACCCCGACCCTTATGCGCGCGGCGCCTTTGTTGGACTGACCGTTCGCCATACTCCCGCTCACATGACCCAGGCCGTGCTGGAAGGTGTCGGTTTTGGCTTGCGTGACAGCTTCACTCTGATCGAAGGATCCGGCCTTCCACAGGCTAATCAAGTGAGGATTTCAGGTGGTGGCGCACGAAGTGAAGAATGGCGACAAATCCTGGCCAACATCCTCAATGCTGAACTTGTTACTGTAAATACAACGGAAGGTGCAGCGTATGGCACTGCGCTACTCGCAGGCGTTGGTGCTGGTATTTGGCCTGATGTCCCTACTGCTGCAGATGCGGTCATAAAAGTAACCGGCTCTACTACGCCCGACGATGCAACACGTGAGGCATATGACGCGCATTACCGGCTTTACCGCGAGTTGTACCCGGCGCTTAAGCCGGCTAACGACGCGCTTGCTGGCCTATAGCTCACACCTGCTCGGCTTTGTCTCTGTTTAATTCATTTTTCAGACCAAGCCTAGTTCTGTGTCAGGCCAACACTCAACCCGGTCAGAAACGAAGTCAGTGATAGAATAAGAATCAGATAGGCAAGTAGATAGACACCCCACAGTAACAAGGTGCGTAGCCAGGATGCTGCGTAAACCTTGTGTAAGGCGAATATCAAATACGGCCCCGTCATCACACAGAAGAGCAGCGACCCCAGGGTGGCATATACACTCAGTGGCGTGACAAAAGAGCACAACACGATCAACAACCCGGCAAGCGCCACAGCACTATGATAGTGTAGCGCAAAGATCAAATGACTTAGATACAGTGGCCGGCTGACTTTGAAACCCAGTTTCAAAAAGTAAGCCCAGATCGGCAAGGCCAATATCTGCGCAAGTGCAATAACCAGCGCGTACTCTCGCGCAAGAAAACCAAGATCATTCACCGAACTCGAATCTGCAGTAATCCCTTCAGACGCAGGCAATCGTAATGCGAGGGCTACGAGAAACAACACGCTAATATTGAAAGCAATTCTAAGGGGTGGCGAATAAGGAATTCGCTGGCCAGCGAGATACCTGTACGTCAGATCTCCCGGAAAAAATAATGTAAACACAGTACGCGGATATCGGAAGTCAAAAGAGACAATATCTGCAAAACCCTCCGCCAGAAATGTCCGCAAAGGACGTGTTGTTTTAGTTGCCTCTTGGCCGCAGGAGCTACAGTAAGGCCCGTTTAACGCAGCACTGCAATTCAGGCAATCATGCAAGACTTCAGCTACTGCCGTCTTTCCTCTGTCCAGATCTGTCATACTTCCAGCGCATACATGGTGAATTACCTGCCCAAGGTAACACCGATGCGCGTCAACGAGCAAGCGTCATGCGCGGCACAAGCGAGATTTGTGCACGCTTTCATAATTTTAATTAATATTAGGCAAGACAATCTATGCCACCGCTCCCCGAAGACCATGAAACCTACCGTCGCAACCAGAACCGTTTTACCTGTACTATCCGCCCTCCTGTTCACTGTATTGCTGGCAGGCTGTGCCCAGCAACATAAATTACAGTATGAGACCGTGAGTAACGGCGTGATGTCGATGGAGGTACAGGTCCCAATTACCCCGGAGCAAACGCTCGCTCACCTTGAAGTCCCCGAGGGTTTTTCAGTAAAAGTGTTTGCCGCTGAGCCCGA includes:
- the xylB gene encoding xylulokinase, encoding MPYLIGLDSSTTATKALIMDEHGDVLSIGTAAYDYSTPQPLWTEQNPVLWWEGTIKSVREALDKVDLDPAEIVGIGVTGQMHGSVFLDNNQQVLRPALLWNDQRTGSQCDTIRERLGKEKLVAITGNDALTGFTAPKILWLQENEPDVYKKVSHILLPKDYVRYQLTGELATDKAGAAGTLLFDIASRDWSDEVLGALGINSALLPTTYEGTAVTGRLTQEAAALLELRAGIPVMGGGGDQAAQGVGVGAVKEGIIALTLGTSGVIFAASSKPAIEPEGRLHAFCHAVPDMWHMMGVMLSAAGSLRWLRDTIAPDTAFGDLVAKTRTIKPGSDGLIFLPYLTGERTPYPDPYARGAFVGLTVRHTPAHMTQAVLEGVGFGLRDSFTLIEGSGLPQANQVRISGGGARSEEWRQILANILNAELVTVNTTEGAAYGTALLAGVGAGIWPDVPTAADAVIKVTGSTTPDDATREAYDAHYRLYRELYPALKPANDALAGL